Proteins co-encoded in one Garra rufa chromosome 7, GarRuf1.0, whole genome shotgun sequence genomic window:
- the LOC141338885 gene encoding natural killer cell receptor 2B4-like, with translation MEGDSVTLHTDVIVQRNDQIVWTFGPQGPRIAEIHKQIIDMFSSSETFGDRLQMDNQTGSLTIRNIKTEHTGLYKLQIFSNRETYKRFNVTVYAALSIPVFTRDSSQCSSERSSSQNCSLLCSVVNVSHVTLSWYKGNSLLSSISVSDLSISLSLPLEVEYQDKNTYSCVINNPISNQTKHLNITDLCQPCPEWKKHSRLNISVVVIPLLLVFIAVDTGCLCYKKCKQSEKEGKY, from the exons atggagggagattctgtCACTCTACACACTGATGTTATAGTACAGAGAAATGATCAGATAGTGTGGACGTTTGGACCTCAAGGGCCTCGTATAGCTGAAATCCATAAGCAGATCATTGATATGTTTAGCAGTAGTGAGACATTTGGAGACAGACTGCAGATGGAcaatcaaactggatctctgaccatcagaAACATCAAAACTGAACACACTGGACTTTATAAACTACAGATCTTCAGCAACAGAGAAACTTACAAGAGATTCAATGTTACTGTCTATG CTGCTCTTTCAATTCCTGTCTTCACCAGAGACTCTTCACAATGTTCATCTGAAAGATcttcaagtcagaattgttcactgctgtgttcagtggtgaatgtgagtcatgtgactctctcctggtacaaaggaaacagtttattgtccagcatcagtgtgtctgatctcagcatcagtctatctctacctctggaggtggaatatcaggataaaaacacctacagctgtgtgatcaacaatcccatcagcaaccagaccAAACATCTCAACATCACTGATCTCTGTCAGCCATGTCCAG AATGGAAAAAACATTCACGTCTCAACATTTCAGTAGTTGTTATACCGCTGCTGCTGGTGTTCATAGCTGTAGATACAGGTTGTTTGTGCTACAAAAAGTGTAAACAATCGGAAAAAGAAGGCAAGTATTGA